One Caulobacter segnis genomic window carries:
- a CDS encoding NUDIX hydrolase, which produces MTLPPIDAKFDTINDGAVRETGAALKPKHAATVIIVRTDGPQPRLLMGRRNHGHAFMPDKWVFPGGRVDKTDYDAPSASELAPEVAARLEQEPRHARPARLARALALAAVRETFEETGLLLARKAPERPGAGPWRPFLAQGALPDLLPLSFVARAITPPYRPRRFDARFFMAPAEALLSLDRRPDCGELDEIAWVDFQEAMALDLPNITRFVVHEIGQRLAETGRPAPFMRFLNGKRRLTHL; this is translated from the coding sequence ATGACCCTGCCGCCGATCGACGCGAAGTTCGACACGATCAACGACGGCGCCGTGCGCGAGACCGGCGCGGCGCTGAAGCCCAAGCACGCGGCCACCGTGATCATCGTCCGCACCGACGGTCCCCAGCCGCGCCTCCTGATGGGCCGTCGCAACCACGGCCACGCCTTCATGCCCGACAAGTGGGTGTTTCCCGGCGGACGGGTCGACAAGACCGACTACGACGCGCCCAGCGCCAGCGAACTGGCCCCCGAGGTCGCCGCGCGGCTGGAGCAGGAGCCCCGCCACGCCCGGCCCGCGCGCCTGGCCCGGGCGCTGGCCCTGGCGGCCGTGCGCGAGACCTTCGAGGAGACGGGCCTGCTGCTGGCCAGGAAAGCCCCTGAGCGCCCCGGCGCGGGGCCCTGGCGGCCGTTCCTGGCCCAGGGCGCCCTGCCCGACCTTCTGCCGCTCAGCTTCGTCGCCCGCGCCATCACCCCGCCCTATCGCCCGCGCCGCTTCGACGCCCGCTTCTTCATGGCCCCCGCCGAGGCGCTGCTCAGCCTGGACCGCCGTCCCGACTGCGGCGAACTGGATGAGATCGCCTGGGTCGACTTCCAGGAAGCCATGGCCCTGGACCTGCCCAACATCACCCGCTTCGTGGTCCACGAAATCGGACAAAGGCTGGCCGAGACTGGACGACCGGCCCCCTTCATGCGTTTCCTGAACGGCAAGCGGCGTCTGACCCACCTCTAG
- a CDS encoding DUF6265 family protein, giving the protein MIGSILALALAATPAAAPSEIDKLAFIGGCWTLTRPNGTKIDEQWLAPAGGAMIGMSRSVRDGKLREFEFMRILPAADGKLQYVALPSGQTEAAFPIKEIAENTVTFENPQHDFPQRILYRLVDKDTLVARIEGSVGGQARSADFPYKRCPVGN; this is encoded by the coding sequence ATGATCGGTTCGATTCTAGCCTTGGCCCTGGCCGCGACGCCGGCGGCGGCGCCATCCGAGATCGACAAGCTGGCCTTCATCGGCGGCTGCTGGACCCTGACCCGGCCCAACGGCACGAAGATCGATGAGCAGTGGCTGGCTCCGGCCGGCGGCGCGATGATCGGCATGAGTCGCAGCGTCCGCGACGGCAAGCTGCGCGAGTTCGAGTTCATGCGCATCCTGCCCGCCGCCGACGGCAAGCTGCAGTACGTGGCGCTTCCCTCGGGCCAGACCGAGGCGGCTTTCCCGATCAAAGAGATCGCCGAGAACACGGTGACCTTCGAAAACCCGCAGCACGACTTTCCGCAGCGGATTCTGTATCGCCTGGTCGACAAGGACACCCTGGTGGCCCGGATCGAAGGCTCCGTCGGGGGTCAGGCCCGCTCGGCGGACTTTCCGTATAAGCGGTGTCCCGTCGGCAACTGA
- the rpmG gene encoding 50S ribosomal protein L33 codes for MAKPASIKIRLNSTADTGFFYVTKKNARTKTEKMVLKKYDPVIRKHVEFREGKIK; via the coding sequence ATGGCCAAACCGGCTTCCATCAAGATCCGCCTGAACTCGACGGCGGACACCGGCTTCTTCTACGTCACCAAGAAGAACGCCCGCACCAAGACCGAGAAGATGGTGCTGAAGAAGTACGACCCGGTCATCCGCAAGCACGTCGAATTCCGCGAAGGCAAGATCAAGTAA